The following proteins are encoded in a genomic region of Streptomyces sp. SLBN-31:
- a CDS encoding acyl-CoA dehydrogenase, which yields MNDNLTAAPTPAAPAVRRTADGPCLPADGAARAQHVEDLLGDPFAEDNPHGQRALLAADERRQAPAATEDLLQRFGLGAEFVPALLGGRLTGVEDLAQVLRPVFRRDVALGFGAGMTALFAASVVWTAGDGRQRRDTARRLLQDGRITILHREFVHANAILRGEYSARPAPGGGFVVDGRKDVVINADRADAFVAYVRTADGDGPDSHSVFLLQTDRLPSHAVHRLPRVRTHGMRGAHYAGLDLVQCPVPPDALIGQLGEGIHLSLRTFQVSRALVAGGALVAGMDSALRYAVRALGDSRRGLVLGGRRGRVLAGVFADLLACDSLAVAGLRLLDLAPEYALIPSAAVKYAVSALLHEDLDELAAVLGARGYDRGPAYGGFQKLVRDLPVAGLGHAGTADTQAVLVPHLHTLGHAARRGAPWQEAPAALFTPGAPGAPESAFDFRRLNAEPRDPHHACDGLLAALLGAAARLEGKRDRGPRWAALADLGRALAAEVHHLTQRCAALAGRPENTGPSPAAYVLVDRYCLLLAAASCLAVCENAAPHAPHGALLAEPDWALLALTRFARRLGLEVPDVPDGVIPDLAAALVDRYRHGHSFDLYAMRLA from the coding sequence ATGAACGACAACCTGACAGCCGCCCCCACCCCCGCCGCCCCCGCGGTCCGGCGGACTGCGGATGGCCCGTGTCTTCCCGCGGACGGTGCGGCGCGGGCCCAGCACGTGGAGGATCTGCTGGGGGATCCCTTCGCCGAGGACAACCCGCACGGCCAGCGGGCGCTGCTGGCCGCCGACGAGCGGCGTCAGGCGCCCGCGGCCACCGAGGACCTCCTTCAGCGTTTCGGCCTGGGTGCGGAGTTCGTGCCCGCGTTGCTGGGCGGCCGCCTCACCGGCGTGGAGGACCTGGCGCAGGTACTGCGCCCGGTCTTCCGCCGGGACGTCGCGCTCGGCTTCGGCGCCGGGATGACCGCCCTGTTCGCCGCGTCCGTGGTGTGGACGGCGGGCGATGGCCGTCAGCGCCGCGACACCGCCCGGCGCCTGCTTCAGGACGGCCGGATCACCATCCTGCACCGCGAGTTCGTGCACGCCAACGCCATCCTGCGCGGCGAGTACAGCGCCCGCCCCGCACCCGGCGGCGGGTTTGTGGTGGACGGCCGCAAGGACGTCGTCATCAACGCCGACCGCGCCGACGCCTTCGTCGCCTACGTGCGCACCGCCGACGGCGACGGCCCCGACAGCCACTCGGTGTTCCTGCTTCAAACCGACCGGCTCCCCTCCCATGCCGTGCACCGGCTGCCGCGCGTGCGCACCCACGGCATGCGCGGCGCCCACTACGCCGGACTGGACCTTGTCCAGTGCCCGGTGCCCCCCGACGCCCTCATCGGCCAGCTGGGGGAGGGCATCCACCTGTCCCTGCGCACCTTCCAGGTCAGCCGGGCCCTGGTGGCCGGCGGCGCCCTGGTCGCCGGGATGGACAGCGCCCTGCGCTACGCCGTGCGCGCGCTGGGCGACTCGCGCCGCGGGCTGGTGCTGGGCGGGCGCCGCGGCCGGGTCCTGGCCGGTGTCTTCGCCGACCTGCTGGCCTGCGACAGCCTCGCCGTCGCCGGGCTGCGCCTGCTCGACCTGGCCCCCGAGTACGCCCTCATTCCCTCGGCCGCGGTCAAGTACGCCGTCTCCGCGCTGCTGCACGAGGACCTCGACGAACTCGCCGCGGTGCTCGGCGCCCGCGGCTACGACCGCGGCCCCGCCTACGGCGGCTTCCAAAAACTCGTGCGCGACCTGCCGGTGGCCGGCCTCGGCCACGCAGGCACCGCCGACACCCAGGCCGTGCTCGTGCCCCACCTGCACACCCTGGGCCACGCCGCCCGCCGGGGCGCGCCCTGGCAGGAAGCCCCCGCCGCCCTGTTCACCCCCGGCGCCCCCGGCGCCCCGGAGTCCGCGTTCGACTTCCGGCGGCTCAACGCCGAGCCCCGCGATCCCCACCACGCCTGCGACGGGCTGCTCGCCGCGCTGCTCGGCGCCGCCGCCCGCCTCGAGGGCAAACGTGATCGCGGCCCGCGCTGGGCGGCGCTGGCCGACCTCGGCCGGGCTCTGGCCGCCGAGGTGCACCACCTCACCCAGCGGTGCGCCGCCCTCGCCGGACGCCCGGAGAACACAGGGCCCTCCCCGGCCGCCTACGTCCTCGTCGACCGCTACTGCCTGCTGCTGGCCGCCGCCTCCTGCCTGGCCGTCTGCGAGAACGCCGCCCCCCACGCCCCGCACGGCGCCCTGCTGGCCGAACCCGACTGGGCGCTGCTGGCCCTGACCCGCTTCGCCCGCCGTCTGGGCCTGGAGGTGCCCGACGTGCCGGACGGCGTCATCCCGGACCTGGCCGCCGCACTGGTGGACCGCTACCGGCACGGGCACAGCTTCGACCTGTACGCCATGCGGCTCGCGTGA
- a CDS encoding 4'-phosphopantetheinyl transferase superfamily protein — MHPGEPPHLREDRVTDDIDARDTAGVLAALHHLSALGTVATARGCAVAPPVHIPRPDSSWLKVRENLLDRGATMAYATWTEWLPAVLTTTRLRPLLGRDLSRYERTHDPAVRCRFAASRLLIKYTAAAALGIAAEDIDIAYRLGGRPYLRGLDQVEVGLTHTGELMAVGISRTGRMGLDAERADRRFDVDLMRRQMCTPAEAAELDALPAHQRPACLLRLWTLKEAYTKALGQGMRLPFTEFGFGLTLGGLRTPDGRAALGDEWAFATYPVLGRYLISAACHDAGLDPAADTSVGTMLDRRLLTAMTPPPHNDPPAVDI; from the coding sequence GTGCACCCCGGTGAGCCCCCGCACCTGCGCGAGGACCGTGTCACCGACGACATCGACGCCCGCGACACCGCCGGCGTCCTGGCCGCCCTGCACCACCTGAGCGCCCTGGGCACCGTCGCCACCGCGCGCGGCTGCGCCGTCGCCCCGCCCGTGCACATCCCCCGCCCCGACAGCTCCTGGCTCAAGGTCAGGGAGAACCTCCTGGACCGCGGGGCCACGATGGCGTACGCGACCTGGACCGAATGGCTGCCCGCGGTCCTGACCACCACGCGGCTCAGGCCGCTGCTGGGCCGCGACCTCAGCCGCTACGAACGCACCCACGACCCCGCGGTCCGCTGCCGCTTCGCCGCCTCCCGGCTGCTGATCAAATACACCGCGGCGGCCGCGCTGGGCATCGCGGCCGAGGACATCGACATCGCCTACCGGCTCGGCGGCCGCCCCTACCTGCGCGGCCTGGACCAGGTCGAGGTGGGCCTGACCCACACCGGGGAGCTGATGGCCGTGGGCATCAGCCGCACCGGCCGGATGGGCCTGGACGCCGAACGCGCCGACCGCCGCTTCGATGTGGACCTGATGCGCCGCCAGATGTGCACCCCCGCCGAGGCCGCGGAACTCGACGCCCTGCCCGCCCACCAGCGCCCCGCATGCCTGCTGCGCCTGTGGACCCTGAAGGAGGCCTACACCAAAGCCCTCGGGCAGGGCATGCGACTGCCCTTCACCGAGTTCGGCTTCGGCCTCACCCTCGGCGGCCTGCGCACCCCCGACGGCCGGGCGGCCCTCGGCGACGAATGGGCCTTCGCCACCTACCCGGTCCTTGGCCGCTACCTCATCAGCGCCGCCTGCCACGACGCCGGACTCGACCCCGCCGCAGACACCTCGGTCGGCACCATGCTGGACCGCCGGCTGCTCACCGCGATGACACCACCCCCACACAACGACCCCCCGGCCGTGGACATCTGA
- a CDS encoding dihydrofolate reductase family protein, producing the protein MPKVRVHNVTISLDGFAAGPNQRLDAPFGDGVGWGEDLHSWFVSAAQDSAAGRSGIDVDYFTRGDQNIGATIMGRNMFGPQRGPWQDESWQGWWGDNPPYHHDVFVHTHHLRPTLEMAGNTTFHFTDEPLKTVLQRAFDAAGGKDVRIGGGAAIIQQYLRARLIDELHLVIAPVLIGRGERLLDHLGGGIDGYRVSELLGSPTVTHAVLVRR; encoded by the coding sequence ATGCCCAAGGTCCGCGTACACAACGTCACGATCTCCCTGGACGGCTTCGCGGCCGGCCCGAACCAGCGACTGGACGCCCCGTTCGGCGACGGTGTCGGCTGGGGTGAGGATCTGCACAGTTGGTTCGTCTCCGCGGCGCAGGATTCGGCCGCGGGCAGGAGCGGAATCGATGTCGACTACTTCACCCGCGGGGATCAGAACATCGGCGCCACGATCATGGGGCGGAACATGTTCGGGCCGCAGCGCGGGCCGTGGCAGGACGAGTCCTGGCAGGGCTGGTGGGGCGACAACCCGCCCTACCACCACGACGTTTTCGTGCACACCCACCATCTGCGCCCGACGCTTGAGATGGCAGGCAACACGACCTTCCACTTCACCGACGAGCCGCTCAAGACGGTGCTGCAGCGCGCGTTCGACGCCGCGGGCGGCAAAGACGTCCGGATCGGCGGCGGCGCGGCCATCATCCAGCAGTATCTGCGGGCCCGCCTGATCGACGAGCTCCACCTGGTGATCGCGCCGGTGCTCATCGGGCGCGGGGAGCGATTGCTGGACCATCTGGGCGGCGGGATCGACGGCTACCGGGTGTCGGAGCTGCTCGGCTCGCCGACGGTCACGCACGCGGTGCTGGTCCGCCGCTGA
- a CDS encoding ATP-binding protein — translation MFDRDFEWAELTRFAALPGPRATLGVVSGRRRQGKTFLLDAVTRASGGFMFTATETTETDALRQFGEALARHRDQPTPFRFAHWDEAITELMRIADRCGPTVAVIDEFPFLAKASPALPSIIQRALDPAAQHTNTPVRLLLCGSALSFMGKLLAGNAPLRGRAGLELVVPTLDFRLAAEFWEITDPRTALLTHAIVGGTPAYRREFTQGDIPAGPDDFDAWVTRAVLNPARPLFREARYLLAEEPELHDTALYHSVLAAIAAGNAARGGIADFLGRKSTDLAHPLSVLQDVGMITHEADAFRRNRSAYRIAEPLIAFYHSVMRPAWGDLERPGRAPAVWHRAQSTFRSKVVGPHFEQVCREWARWHASAATHGGQVTRVASGTVNDPAAKTSHEVDVAVHGESDSGRETLLAIGEAKWNDVMGKSHLERLQHIRALLTARGTATDATRLQCYSGTGFTDELRHLTENDPTIQLIDPVRLYHGD, via the coding sequence ATGTTCGACCGCGACTTCGAGTGGGCCGAGCTGACCCGCTTCGCCGCCCTGCCCGGCCCGCGCGCCACCCTCGGCGTGGTCTCCGGGCGCCGCCGCCAGGGCAAGACCTTCCTCCTGGACGCCGTCACACGGGCAAGCGGCGGCTTCATGTTCACCGCCACCGAGACCACCGAAACCGACGCGCTGCGCCAGTTCGGCGAAGCCCTCGCCCGCCACCGCGACCAGCCCACCCCGTTCCGCTTCGCTCACTGGGACGAGGCCATCACCGAGCTCATGCGCATCGCCGACAGATGCGGCCCCACCGTCGCGGTCATCGACGAGTTCCCCTTCCTCGCCAAGGCCTCTCCTGCCCTTCCCTCGATCATCCAGCGCGCCCTGGACCCCGCCGCCCAGCACACCAACACCCCCGTACGGCTCCTGCTGTGCGGCTCCGCCCTGTCCTTCATGGGCAAGCTCCTCGCCGGCAACGCCCCGCTGCGCGGCCGCGCCGGCCTGGAACTCGTCGTCCCCACCCTGGACTTCCGCCTCGCCGCCGAGTTCTGGGAGATCACCGACCCGCGCACCGCACTGCTCACCCACGCCATCGTCGGCGGCACCCCCGCCTACCGCCGCGAGTTCACCCAGGGCGACATCCCCGCCGGGCCCGACGACTTCGACGCCTGGGTCACCCGCGCCGTCCTCAATCCCGCCCGTCCGCTCTTCCGCGAGGCCCGCTACCTGCTCGCAGAGGAACCCGAACTTCACGACACCGCGCTCTATCACTCCGTCCTGGCCGCCATCGCCGCCGGAAACGCCGCACGCGGCGGCATCGCCGACTTCCTCGGCCGCAAGTCCACCGACCTCGCCCACCCCCTCAGCGTCCTCCAGGACGTCGGCATGATCACTCACGAGGCTGACGCCTTCCGCCGCAACCGCTCCGCCTACCGCATCGCCGAACCCCTCATCGCCTTCTACCACTCAGTCATGCGCCCCGCCTGGGGCGATCTGGAACGCCCCGGACGCGCCCCCGCCGTCTGGCACCGCGCCCAGTCCACCTTCCGCAGCAAGGTCGTCGGCCCGCACTTCGAACAGGTCTGCCGCGAATGGGCCCGCTGGCACGCGTCCGCCGCCACCCACGGCGGGCAGGTCACAAGGGTCGCCAGCGGGACCGTCAACGATCCTGCCGCGAAGACCAGCCACGAAGTCGACGTCGCGGTCCATGGCGAGAGCGACAGCGGCCGCGAAACCCTGCTCGCCATCGGCGAAGCCAAATGGAACGACGTCATGGGAAAGAGCCACCTCGAACGCCTCCAGCACATCCGTGCTCTGCTCACCGCGCGCGGCACCGCCACCGACGCCACCCGGCTGCAGTGCTACAGCGGCACAGGCTTCACAGACGAACTGCGCCACCTCACCGAGAACGACCCCACCATCCAGCTGATCGATCCAGTGCGCCTCTACCACGGCGACTGA
- a CDS encoding nuclear transport factor 2 family protein — protein sequence MTSNHLAAPGAAAGFVEAAVVGDLLGRYLIALDDGELDDAWARSLFTEDAVVTFPMSAHTGRAGLAAWHQASLAAFTRTQHLGSPPVVDIDGERAVFRAHVLTTHVNHPGGQGPALFRAGTLAFGEARRTPDGWRMSALSFRVLFTEGEPPRRA from the coding sequence GTGACTTCCAACCATCTCGCCGCCCCGGGCGCGGCCGCCGGCTTCGTCGAGGCCGCCGTGGTCGGGGACCTGCTGGGCCGTTATCTGATCGCTCTCGACGACGGGGAACTCGACGACGCCTGGGCCCGGAGCCTGTTCACCGAGGACGCGGTCGTCACCTTCCCGATGAGCGCCCACACCGGGCGCGCCGGGCTGGCCGCCTGGCACCAAGCCTCCCTGGCGGCCTTCACCCGCACCCAGCACCTGGGCTCGCCGCCGGTGGTCGACATCGACGGCGAGCGTGCCGTCTTCCGCGCCCACGTGCTGACCACGCACGTGAACCATCCCGGTGGGCAGGGGCCGGCCCTGTTCCGCGCGGGCACGCTCGCCTTCGGCGAGGCCCGCAGGACCCCCGACGGGTGGCGCATGAGCGCACTGTCGTTCCGGGTGCTGTTCACCGAGGGAGAGCCCCCGCGCCGGGCCTAA
- a CDS encoding FAD-dependent monooxygenase, with translation MNTFDADVIVVGAGPTGLMLAGELSLNGVSVLVVDRLAEPIRESRALGFSARTIEEFAQRGLLSRLGDVDVIPFGHFGGVPLDYRVLEGGSYGARGIPQARTEAMLAGWIAERGVAVRRGIEVTGLTQDEDAVTVHTADGDAAGVLRARYVVGCDGARSVVRTAAGIDFPGTAPTVELRFADITGVQLRPRFSGEPVPGGMVMVLPLGPDRSRVIYYDRAQPLRTTPGPITFAEVAEAFGRLSGEDISGATPLWVSSTTDVSRQAAQYRSGRVFVAGDAAHIHLPIGAQGMSAGIQDAVNLGWKLALALKGHTGEQLLDTYHGERHPVGARILANTLAQRTLYLGGAEVDPLRQVFGELVRHEEVQRHLVGMVTGLDIRHDVGGEGHRLLGRRLPDHQVTRDGVKQSVLGLLASGRGLLLDLAGSAELRAAAQGWSDRVDTVTVQEFGDEDLGAVLVRPDGYVAWVGAVGEGPGAAASGMPLTRALTRWFGPAH, from the coding sequence ATGAATACCTTTGACGCGGACGTGATCGTGGTCGGAGCAGGTCCCACCGGACTCATGCTCGCAGGCGAGTTGAGTCTCAATGGAGTCTCGGTCCTGGTCGTCGACCGGCTTGCCGAGCCCATCAGGGAATCCCGTGCCCTCGGCTTTTCCGCGCGCACGATCGAGGAATTCGCGCAGCGTGGACTTCTTTCCCGGCTCGGTGACGTCGACGTCATTCCCTTCGGTCATTTCGGCGGTGTGCCGCTGGACTACCGCGTCCTTGAGGGCGGCTCCTACGGCGCCCGCGGCATCCCCCAGGCACGGACCGAGGCCATGCTCGCCGGCTGGATCGCCGAACGCGGCGTCGCCGTGCGCCGCGGCATCGAGGTCACCGGCCTCACGCAGGACGAGGACGCAGTGACCGTCCACACCGCCGACGGGGACGCCGCCGGTGTGCTGCGGGCCCGCTACGTGGTGGGCTGCGACGGCGCCCGCAGCGTGGTGCGCACCGCCGCGGGCATCGATTTCCCCGGCACCGCGCCCACCGTCGAGCTGCGCTTCGCCGACATCACCGGCGTGCAATTGCGCCCGCGGTTCAGTGGGGAGCCGGTGCCCGGCGGCATGGTCATGGTGCTGCCGCTGGGCCCGGACCGCTCCCGTGTCATCTACTACGACCGGGCCCAGCCGCTGCGCACCACCCCCGGCCCGATCACCTTCGCCGAGGTCGCCGAGGCCTTCGGACGGCTGTCGGGCGAGGACATCAGCGGCGCCACACCGCTGTGGGTGTCCTCCACCACCGACGTCAGCCGCCAGGCCGCTCAGTATCGCAGCGGCCGGGTCTTCGTCGCCGGGGACGCCGCCCACATCCACCTGCCCATCGGCGCCCAGGGCATGAGCGCCGGCATCCAGGACGCGGTCAACCTCGGCTGGAAACTCGCCCTGGCCCTCAAGGGCCACACAGGCGAGCAGCTGCTGGACACCTACCACGGCGAGCGGCACCCGGTCGGCGCCCGCATCCTGGCCAACACCCTTGCCCAGCGCACCCTCTACCTCGGCGGCGCTGAAGTCGACCCGCTGCGCCAGGTGTTCGGCGAGCTGGTGCGGCACGAGGAGGTGCAGCGCCACCTGGTGGGCATGGTCACCGGGCTCGACATCCGCCACGACGTCGGCGGCGAGGGCCATCGGCTGCTCGGCCGCCGCCTGCCCGACCACCAGGTCACCCGCGACGGCGTCAAGCAGAGCGTCCTGGGCCTGCTGGCGTCCGGGCGCGGTCTGCTCCTCGACCTGGCCGGCAGTGCCGAACTGCGCGCCGCGGCCCAGGGCTGGTCCGACCGGGTCGACACCGTCACGGTCCAGGAGTTTGGGGACGAGGACCTGGGTGCCGTCCTGGTCCGTCCCGACGGCTACGTCGCCTGGGTCGGCGCCGTCGGCGAGGGCCCCGGCGCCGCCGCCAGCGGCATGCCGCTGACCCGCGCGCTGACCCGCTGGTTCGGCCCCGCCCACTGA
- a CDS encoding antibiotic biosynthesis monooxygenase, with protein MPIISTEDNYLTVLNLFTTDTPAHQEQLLTEMGKIVDAASYEGWISSTVHAGQDSPGTANLIQWRSGEDLQKRYSGEEFKHRTLPVFREITTAIRLLQNEIVFTQTHPALGGRIEVSPERDDYTAIEVYRVGEADQADLIKLLGEGQSWLVDVPGYRSHCVFKGLRAMFVEGAFAVVYSQWDSKDSYDAFRNLPHARKPEPRRAGDERIAELTVERDANTYRVVHTRAAGQ; from the coding sequence ATGCCGATCATCTCCACCGAGGACAACTACCTGACCGTCCTCAACCTGTTCACCACCGACACCCCCGCCCACCAGGAGCAGCTGCTCACCGAGATGGGCAAGATCGTCGACGCGGCCAGCTACGAGGGGTGGATCTCCTCCACCGTGCACGCCGGGCAGGACAGCCCCGGCACCGCCAACCTGATCCAGTGGCGCAGCGGCGAGGACCTGCAAAAGCGCTACTCCGGCGAGGAGTTCAAGCACCGCACGCTGCCCGTCTTCCGCGAGATCACCACCGCGATCCGGCTGCTGCAGAACGAGATCGTCTTCACCCAGACCCACCCCGCCCTGGGCGGCCGGATCGAGGTCTCCCCCGAGCGCGACGACTACACCGCCATCGAGGTCTACCGGGTCGGCGAGGCCGACCAGGCCGACCTGATCAAACTCCTGGGCGAGGGCCAGAGCTGGCTGGTGGACGTGCCCGGCTACCGCTCGCACTGCGTCTTCAAGGGCCTGCGCGCCATGTTCGTCGAGGGCGCCTTCGCCGTCGTGTACTCGCAGTGGGACAGCAAGGACAGCTACGACGCCTTTCGCAACCTGCCCCACGCCCGCAAGCCCGAGCCGCGCCGCGCAGGCGACGAGCGCATCGCCGAGCTGACCGTCGAGCGCGACGCCAACACCTACCGCGTGGTGCACACCCGCGCCGCGGGCCAGTAA
- a CDS encoding TcmI family type II polyketide cyclase: protein MHSTLIVARMAPGASTDVARLFAEFDATDMPHRMGTRRRQLFAFNGLYFHLQDFDTDNGSALIQGAKDDPRFVQISEDLKPFIDPYDPATWRSPADAMAQRFYRWQAPA from the coding sequence ATGCACAGCACGCTGATCGTGGCCCGTATGGCGCCCGGTGCGAGCACGGACGTCGCCCGGCTGTTCGCCGAGTTCGACGCCACGGACATGCCGCACCGCATGGGCACCCGGCGGCGCCAGCTGTTCGCCTTCAACGGCCTGTACTTCCACCTGCAGGACTTCGACACCGACAACGGCAGCGCACTGATCCAGGGCGCCAAGGACGACCCGCGCTTCGTGCAGATCAGCGAGGACCTCAAGCCGTTCATCGACCCCTACGACCCCGCGACCTGGCGTTCCCCGGCCGACGCCATGGCCCAGCGGTTCTACCGGTGGCAGGCCCCCGCCTGA
- a CDS encoding acyl carrier protein has product MASIQFTLDDLRRILLEAAGADESVDLAADIQDTSFEVLGYESIALLETGGRIEREYGIVLDDDDLSEELTPRDLIDAVNAQLAPAGARAA; this is encoded by the coding sequence ATGGCCAGCATCCAGTTCACCCTCGACGACCTGCGGCGGATCCTGCTGGAGGCCGCGGGCGCCGACGAGAGCGTCGACCTCGCCGCCGACATCCAGGACACCTCCTTCGAGGTGCTCGGATACGAGTCCATCGCCCTGCTGGAGACCGGCGGCCGCATCGAGCGCGAGTACGGCATCGTCCTGGACGACGACGACCTCAGCGAAGAGCTCACCCCGCGTGACCTGATCGACGCCGTCAACGCCCAGCTGGCCCCGGCCGGCGCCCGGGCCGCCTGA
- the fabG gene encoding 3-oxoacyl-ACP reductase FabG, with protein MSDTTARVALVTGATSGIGLETARLLAEQGHRVFIGARDAETVEATAKALREDGLDVDGHRLDVRDADSIAEFVRAAVAAFGTVDVLVNNAGRSGGGPTADISDELWDDVIDTNLNSVFRMTREVLTTGGMRTKDRGRIINIASTAGKQGVVLGAPYSASKHGVVGFTKALGNELAPTGITVNAVCPGYVETPMAQRVRQGYAAAYDTTEDAILEKFQAKIPLGRYSTPQEVAGLVGYLASDTAASITSQALNVCGGLGNF; from the coding sequence ATGTCCGACACCACCGCCAGGGTCGCCCTGGTCACCGGCGCGACCAGCGGCATCGGCCTGGAGACCGCCCGCCTGCTGGCCGAGCAGGGCCACCGGGTCTTCATCGGCGCCCGCGACGCCGAGACCGTCGAAGCAACCGCCAAGGCACTGCGCGAGGACGGCCTGGACGTCGACGGCCACCGGCTCGACGTCCGCGACGCCGACTCCATCGCCGAGTTCGTGCGCGCCGCCGTCGCCGCGTTCGGCACCGTCGACGTCCTCGTCAACAACGCCGGCCGCTCCGGCGGCGGCCCCACCGCCGACATCAGCGACGAGCTGTGGGACGACGTCATCGACACCAACCTCAACAGCGTCTTCCGCATGACCCGCGAGGTGCTGACCACCGGCGGCATGCGCACCAAGGACCGCGGCCGGATCATCAACATCGCCTCCACCGCCGGCAAGCAGGGCGTCGTCCTGGGCGCCCCCTACTCCGCCTCCAAGCACGGCGTCGTCGGCTTCACCAAGGCGCTCGGCAACGAACTGGCCCCCACCGGCATCACCGTCAACGCCGTCTGCCCCGGCTACGTCGAGACACCGATGGCCCAGCGGGTGCGGCAGGGCTACGCGGCCGCCTACGACACCACCGAGGACGCGATCCTGGAAAAGTTCCAGGCCAAGATCCCTCTCGGCCGCTACTCCACCCCCCAGGAGGTCGCCGGCCTGGTCGGCTACCTGGCCTCCGACACCGCCGCCTCCATCACCTCCCAGGCCCTCAACGTCTGCGGCGGCCTGGGCAACTTCTAA
- a CDS encoding aromatase/cyclase translates to MTTREVEHEITISAPAAAVYRLLAEVTNWPLIFPPTIYVDREETGSGQERIRIWATANNEPKTWTSRRTLDADSLRITFRQEVPAPPVAAMGGTWIVEPLDDGACRVRLLHDYRAVGDDPHDLLWIERAVDKNSRSELAALKENVERAHAAQTQELTFSFTDTVTIDGPAKDAFAFVNEAGLWPERLPHVARVRFTETTPGLQELEMDTRAKDGSTHTTKSYRVVLGEHRIAYKQVTLPALMTLHTGVWTFEETEDGATASSQHTVTLNTDNIARILGPEATVADARAYVHSALSTNSLATLGHAKAYAERNR, encoded by the coding sequence ATGACGACTCGTGAGGTCGAGCACGAGATCACCATCAGCGCGCCCGCCGCCGCCGTCTACCGTCTCCTGGCCGAGGTGACCAACTGGCCGCTGATCTTCCCGCCCACCATCTACGTCGACCGGGAGGAAACCGGCAGCGGCCAGGAGCGCATCCGCATCTGGGCCACCGCCAACAACGAGCCCAAGACCTGGACCTCGCGCCGCACCCTCGACGCCGACTCCCTGCGCATCACCTTCCGCCAGGAGGTGCCCGCGCCGCCGGTCGCCGCCATGGGCGGCACCTGGATCGTCGAACCCCTGGATGACGGCGCCTGCCGGGTGCGGCTGCTGCACGACTACCGGGCCGTCGGCGACGACCCCCACGACCTGCTGTGGATCGAGCGGGCCGTGGACAAGAACAGCCGCAGCGAACTGGCCGCGCTGAAGGAGAACGTCGAACGCGCCCACGCCGCCCAGACGCAGGAGCTGACCTTCTCCTTCACCGACACCGTGACCATCGACGGCCCGGCCAAGGACGCCTTCGCCTTCGTCAACGAGGCCGGGCTGTGGCCCGAGCGGCTGCCGCACGTGGCCCGCGTCCGCTTCACCGAAACCACCCCCGGCCTGCAGGAACTGGAGATGGACACCCGGGCCAAGGACGGCTCCACCCACACCACCAAGTCCTACCGGGTCGTCCTGGGCGAGCACCGCATCGCCTACAAGCAGGTCACCCTGCCGGCGCTGATGACCCTGCACACCGGGGTGTGGACGTTTGAGGAGACCGAGGACGGCGCGACGGCCAGCTCCCAGCACACCGTCACCCTCAACACCGACAACATCGCCCGCATCCTGGGACCTGAGGCCACTGTCGCCGACGCCCGCGCCTACGTGCACAGCGCGCTGAGCACCAACAGCCTGGCCACCCTGGGCCACGCCAAGGCGTACGCGGAGCGGAACCGCTGA